One Thunnus thynnus chromosome 21, fThuThy2.1, whole genome shotgun sequence DNA segment encodes these proteins:
- the pfkpa gene encoding ATP-dependent 6-phosphofructokinase, platelet type isoform X2, with amino-acid sequence MAQPDSKKIFFENLSGAGKAIAVLTSGGDAQGMNAAVRAVVRMGLYVGAKVYFIHEGYQGMVDGGENIREASWESVSSMLQVGGTVIGSARCKEFRTHEGRLKAAHNLVQHGITNLCVIGGDGSLTGANLFREEWSGLLGELVEQGLIEADAVQKYSALHIVGMVGSIDNDFCGTDMTIGTDSALHRIIEVVDAIMTTAQSHQRTFVLEVMGRHCGYLALVSALACGADWVLIPEMPPEDGWEDKMCQKLSANRAGMKRLNIIIVAEGAIDRNNKPITTDFIKNLVVKCLGFDTRVTILGHVQRGGTPSAFDRILASRMGVEAVLALLETTANTPACVVSLCGNQSVRLPLMECVQMTQEVQKAMDEKRFEEAVKLRGRSFENNLKTYKLLAHRKPESELPTSNFNVAVLNVGAPAAGMNAAVRSAVRVGISEGHKMFAVSDGFEGFYKGQIKEIKWADVGGWTGQGGSLLGTKRTLPAKHVDKIAEQMRKHNINALLVIGGFEALLSLLELLTARGKYDEFCVPMVMVPATVSNNVPGSDLSIGADTALNAITTTCDRIKQSASGTKRRVFIIETMGGYCGYLASVGGLAAGADAAYIYEEPFDIRDLQANVEHLTEKMKTSIQRGLVLRNENCNENYTTDFIYQLYTEEGKGVFDCRKNVLGHMQQGGAPSPFDRNFGTKISAKAMQWISKKLVETFRQGRVFANTEDSCCLLGMRRRALVFQPVVQLKEDTDFVHRIPKEQWWLKLRPLMKILAKYKTSYDVSDSGQLEHVVRIRPKESDASVAM; translated from the exons ATGGCGCAGCCAGACAGCAAGAAGATTTTCTTTGAGAACCTGTCGGGAGCGGGGAAAGCCATCGCAGTGCTGACGAGTGGAGGGGATGCTCAAG ggatGAATGCTGCAGTACGTGCTGTGGTTCGAATGGGGTTGTATGTGGGAGCAAAAGTTTATTTCATTCATGAG GGATATCAGGGTATGGTGGACGGTGGGGAGAACATAAGAGAAGCCTCATGGGAAAGTGTCTCCAGCATGCTACAAGTG GGTGGGACTGTTATTGGCAGCGCCCGCTGCAAAGAGTTTCGCACTCATGAGGGACGCCTGAAGGCCGCTCACAACCTGGTGCAGCATGGCATCACAAACTTGTGTGTGATTGGTGGAGATGGCAGCCTGACAGGAGCCAACCTCTTCAGGGAGGAATGGAGCGGGCTGTTGGGGGAGCTGGTGGAACAAG GTCTGATTGAAGCCGATGCTGTTCAGAAGTACTCGGCCCTTCACATCGTCGGGATGGTTGGCTCCATCGATAACGACTTCTGCGGAACTGACATGACAATCGGTACTGACTCTGCTTTGCACAGAATCATCGAGGTGGTGGACGCAATTATGACAACCGCACAGAG CCACCAGAGGACATTTGTGTTGGAGGTCATGGGCAGACACTGCGG CTACCTGGCCTTGGTTAGCGCCCTGGCTTGCGGGGCAGACTGGGTTTTGATCCCCGAGATGCCCCCAGAGGACGGCTGGGAGGATAAGATGTGTCAAAAACTGTCTGCG AACCGAGCAGGGATGAAAAGGCTGAATATCATAATTGTAGCCGAAGGGGCGATTGATCGTAACAACAAACCCATTACCACTGACTTTATTAAGAAT CTTGTTGTTAAATGCTTGGGTTTCGACACACGGGTGACAATCCTGGGTCACGTGCAGAGAGGAGGGACCCCTTCTGCTTTTGACCGCATCCTG GCCAGTCGTATGGGTGTGGAGGCCGTCTTGGCACTGCTGGAGACCACAGCCAACACCCCAGCTTGTGTGGTCTCTCTGTGCGGAAACCAATCGGTGCGCCTGCCTCTGATGGAGTGTGTACAGATG ACTCAAGAGGTCCAGAAGGCCATGGACGAGAAAAGGTTTGAGGAGGCAGTTAAGCTCCGGGGCAG gagTTTTGAAAACAACCTGAAGACGTACAAACTGTTGGCTCATCGTAAACCAGAGTCCGAACTGCCAACC AGCAACTTCAACGTGGCGGTGTTGAATGTGGgtgcccctgcagcaggcatgAATGCTGCTGTCCGCTCAGCCGTCAGGGTGGGCATTTCAGAGGGACACAAGATGTTTGCTGTCAGTGACGGGTTTGAGGGATTCTACAAAGGACAG ATTAAGGAGATTAAATGGGCTGATGTTGGAGGATGGACGGGACAGGGTGGATCTCTGCTGGGAACTAAAAG AACACTTCCTGCCAAGCATGTTGACAAAATTGCTGAGCAGATGCGAAAGCACAACATAAATGCTCTGCTAGTTATCGGTGGATTTGAG GCCTTGCTGTCACTGCTGGAATTGTTAACGGCGCGCGGGAAATATGACGAGTTCTGTGTGCCCATGGTCATGGTCCCAGCCACTGTCTCCAACAATGTGCCGGGCTCAGACCTCAGCATTGGCGCTGACACGGCTCTGAACGCCATCACTACT ACTTGCGACCGCATCAAGCAGTCGGCCAGTGGGACAAAGAGACGCGTGTTCATCATTGAGACCATGGGGGGCTACTGCGGCTACCTGGCCAGTgtaggaggtctggctgctggAGCCGACGCCGCCTACATCTATGAGGAGCCATTTGACATCAGAGACCTGCAG GCCAATGTTGAACATTTGACGGAGAAAATGAAGACGAGCATTCAAAGAGGACTGGTGCTCAG GAACGAGAACTGTAATGAAAACTACACCACAGACTTCATCTACCAGCTGTATACTGAAGAAGGAAAGGGGGTGTTTGACTGCAGGAAGAATGTGCTGGGACACATGCAGCAG GGAGGTGCACCGTCTCCGTTTGACCGTAACTTCGGGACCAAAATCTCCGCCAAGGCCATGCAATGGATTTCTAAAAAGCTGGTGGAGACGTTCAGACAAG GCCGAGTGTTCGCTAACACCGAGGATAGCTGTTGTTTGCTGGGGATGCGCCGCAGGGCTCTGGTCTTCCAGCCAGTTGTACAACTCAAGGAGGACACAGACTTTGT TCACAGGATCCCCAAGGAGCAGTGGTGGTTGAAGCTGCGTCCTCTGATGAAGATCCTCGCCAAGTACAAGACCAGCTACGACGTCTCTGACTCCGGTCAGCTGGAGCACGTCGTACGCATCCGGCCCAAAGAGTCGGACGCCTCAGTAGCCATGTga